Proteins from a single region of Streptomyces glaucescens:
- a CDS encoding MFS transporter encodes MPYRHLFAHPGAKAFTAGNLIARLPMGMFSVSAVVMIAGARDSYALAGAVTATGLAATALVAPWTARLVDRYGQARVAVPATLVAALGSLALVLCVRRGAPDWTLFAAYAATATTPNTGGMSRARWAHLLKGDEGALHTANAFEQAVDELCFMVGPVLAAFLCGAVFPEAGTLAGVVLLVAGVLLFAAQRATEPPVRPGTRGKSPVRAPGMPPLLAVCLAMGTVFGAMEVVTLAFADARGHRAAAGLVLGLQAAGSCAAGLLYGRLRPAGPAETRYARCIAGMTALLTLPLLAASLTGSLLVLGGALLVAGMATAPTMVTGMALVQQRTPEGRLNEGMTLAVTGLLGGIACGSALGGWTAEHLSATAGYAVPVAAAGAALLLTLATLRPVPPVRPVPAVEPLH; translated from the coding sequence ATGCCGTACCGACACCTCTTCGCCCACCCGGGCGCCAAGGCCTTCACCGCCGGGAACCTCATAGCCCGGCTGCCGATGGGCATGTTCAGCGTGAGCGCGGTCGTGATGATCGCCGGGGCGCGCGACTCGTACGCCCTGGCCGGAGCGGTCACCGCGACCGGTCTCGCGGCGACCGCGCTCGTCGCCCCGTGGACCGCCCGGCTCGTGGACCGGTACGGCCAGGCCAGGGTCGCCGTGCCCGCCACCCTGGTCGCCGCCCTCGGCAGCCTCGCCCTGGTCCTCTGCGTCCGCCGCGGCGCCCCCGACTGGACCCTGTTCGCCGCGTACGCGGCCACCGCCACCACTCCGAACACGGGCGGCATGTCCCGCGCCCGCTGGGCCCATCTGCTCAAGGGCGACGAGGGCGCGCTGCACACGGCGAACGCCTTCGAGCAGGCCGTCGACGAGCTGTGCTTCATGGTGGGCCCGGTCCTCGCGGCCTTCCTGTGCGGGGCGGTGTTCCCCGAGGCGGGCACCCTGGCCGGCGTCGTGCTGCTGGTGGCCGGGGTGCTGCTGTTCGCCGCCCAGCGGGCCACCGAACCGCCCGTGCGGCCGGGCACCCGGGGGAAGTCACCGGTCCGCGCGCCGGGCATGCCGCCGCTGCTCGCCGTGTGCCTCGCCATGGGCACGGTGTTCGGGGCGATGGAGGTGGTCACCCTCGCGTTCGCGGACGCCCGCGGGCACCGGGCGGCAGCCGGGCTGGTGCTCGGTCTCCAGGCCGCCGGGTCGTGCGCGGCCGGGCTGCTGTACGGGCGGCTGCGGCCGGCCGGGCCGGCCGAGACCCGGTACGCGCGGTGCATCGCCGGCATGACCGCGCTGCTCACCCTGCCGCTGCTGGCGGCCTCGCTCACCGGCTCGCTGCTCGTCCTCGGGGGCGCGCTGCTGGTGGCCGGGATGGCGACCGCGCCGACGATGGTGACCGGGATGGCGCTGGTGCAGCAACGCACCCCCGAGGGGCGGCTCAACGAGGGCATGACGCTCGCGGTGACCGGTCTGCTGGGCGGCATCGCCTGCGGCAGCGCGCTGGGCGGCTGGACGGCGGAACACCTGTCGGCGACGGCCGGGTACGCGGTGCCGGTCGCGGCGGCGGGCGCGGCCCTGCTCCTCACCCTGGCCACACTGCGCCCCGTTCCGCCCGTTCGGCCGGTGCCGGCCGTCGAACCGCTCCACTGA
- a CDS encoding LacI family DNA-binding transcriptional regulator translates to MVKITDVARHAGVSPSTVSYVLSGKRPISEETRRRVQASIRTLGYRPHAGARPAGGPANVLGLVMPLWAGVHAPTALRYAASVVTAARSYGHDVLVLTQDDGEEGLRRAVDSAPVDGLIVMDVRLHDPRLPVLRGLDRPAVLIGFPADRAGLTCVDLDFGAAAERCVDHLAELGHRAVALVGPPPEVYARRTARAQHVLQGFTAAAGRQALTCAVHPCEATAAAARATAGRLLREDPAPTGIVVHNEAALEPLTEAFAQLGTRVPEDLSVTAICPAEAAASAPVPLTSVALPAAETGERAVELLMRARAGEPVAATTLLPPVLTVRASTARRTGPADA, encoded by the coding sequence ATGGTCAAGATCACGGACGTGGCCCGGCACGCGGGCGTCTCCCCGAGCACCGTCTCGTACGTGCTCAGCGGCAAACGGCCGATCTCCGAGGAGACCAGGCGCCGCGTCCAGGCCTCCATCCGGACCCTCGGCTACCGCCCGCACGCCGGCGCCCGCCCGGCCGGCGGCCCGGCGAACGTGCTGGGCCTGGTGATGCCCTTGTGGGCCGGCGTCCACGCGCCGACGGCGCTGCGGTACGCGGCCTCGGTGGTGACCGCCGCCCGGTCGTACGGCCACGACGTGCTGGTCCTCACCCAGGACGACGGCGAGGAGGGCCTGCGCCGGGCCGTGGACTCGGCACCCGTGGACGGGCTGATCGTGATGGACGTGCGGCTGCACGACCCCCGGCTGCCGGTGCTGCGGGGACTGGACCGGCCGGCCGTGCTGATCGGCTTCCCCGCCGACCGGGCGGGGCTCACCTGCGTGGACCTCGACTTCGGGGCGGCGGCCGAGCGGTGCGTGGACCACCTGGCGGAGCTGGGCCACCGGGCGGTGGCGCTGGTGGGCCCGCCACCGGAGGTCTACGCCCGCCGGACCGCCCGCGCCCAGCACGTGCTCCAGGGTTTCACCGCCGCCGCCGGCCGGCAGGCACTCACCTGCGCCGTCCACCCCTGCGAGGCCACCGCGGCGGCGGCGCGTGCGACGGCCGGACGGCTGCTGCGCGAAGACCCGGCGCCGACCGGGATCGTCGTCCACAACGAGGCGGCGCTGGAGCCGCTGACCGAGGCCTTCGCGCAGCTCGGGACGCGCGTCCCGGAGGACCTGTCCGTCACCGCGATCTGCCCCGCCGAGGCGGCGGCATCCGCCCCCGTACCGCTGACCTCGGTCGCCCTGCCGGCCGCGGAGACCGGCGAGCGCGCGGTGGAGCTGCTGATGCGGGCCCGGGCCGGCGAGCCGGTAGCCGCGACGACCCTCCTCCCGCCGGTGCTGACGGTGCGCGCGAGCACGGCCCGGCGGACCGGTCCCGCAGACGCATGA
- the ftsX gene encoding permease-like cell division protein FtsX, with protein MRAQFVLSEIGVGLRRNLTMTFAVVVSVALSLALFGGSLLMSDQVNTMKGFWYDKVNVSIFLCNKSDAESDPACATGAVTEEQKRQIKSDLQKMPVVDTVTYESQDEAYKHYKEQFGDSPLASSLTPDQMQESYRIKLKDPEKYQVIATAFNGRDGVQSVQDQKETLDNLFKLLEGMNWAARAVMALMLVVALMLIVNTVRVSAFSRRRETGIMRLVGASGFYIQAPFIMEAAVAGLIGGAVACAFLVTARYFLIDHGLALADQLELINFIGWDAVLTKLPLILATSLLMPALAAFFALRKYLKV; from the coding sequence ATGCGCGCCCAGTTCGTTCTGTCGGAGATCGGTGTCGGTCTCCGCCGCAATCTCACGATGACCTTCGCGGTCGTCGTCTCCGTCGCCCTGTCCCTGGCCCTGTTCGGCGGTTCACTGCTGATGAGCGACCAGGTGAACACCATGAAGGGCTTCTGGTACGACAAGGTCAACGTCTCGATCTTCCTCTGCAACAAGAGCGACGCCGAGTCCGACCCGGCCTGCGCCACCGGCGCGGTGACCGAGGAGCAGAAGCGCCAGATCAAGTCCGACCTGCAGAAGATGCCGGTCGTCGACACCGTCACGTACGAGTCGCAGGACGAGGCGTACAAGCACTACAAGGAGCAGTTCGGCGACTCCCCGCTGGCCAGCTCGCTGACGCCGGACCAGATGCAGGAGTCGTACCGCATCAAGCTGAAGGACCCGGAGAAGTACCAGGTCATCGCCACCGCCTTCAACGGCCGGGACGGCGTGCAGTCCGTGCAGGACCAGAAGGAGACCCTGGACAACCTGTTCAAGCTCCTGGAGGGCATGAACTGGGCCGCGCGCGCGGTGATGGCGCTGATGCTGGTCGTGGCGCTGATGCTGATCGTCAACACGGTGCGCGTCTCGGCGTTCAGCCGGCGCCGCGAGACCGGGATCATGCGCCTGGTCGGCGCCTCCGGCTTCTACATCCAGGCCCCGTTCATCATGGAGGCCGCGGTCGCCGGACTCATCGGCGGCGCGGTCGCGTGCGCGTTCCTGGTGACCGCCCGGTACTTCCTGATCGACCACGGGCTCGCCCTGGCCGACCAGCTCGAACTGATCAACTTCATCGGCTGGGACGCCGTCCTGACGAAGCTGCCGCTCATCCTCGCCACGAGCCTGCTGATGCCCGCGCTGGCCGCGTTCTTCGCGCTGCGCAAGTACTTGAAGGTGTGA
- a CDS encoding S41 family peptidase, translated as MSGRDLFCQPRRTRRGTALTLVFASVLVTGAATGSLPGTGRGPAPGPSRTPATAARPDDVRAAAARAVADGTSPLKAAERAVSRSSDRWDAVYSPGEYEEFEEALDGAYTGVGLWARRERSGRIEVTQVAPGSPAADAGIRAGDRLRSVDGRPVDGRPVTEVVSLLRGDATDAPAGTPVRLGVERGTRAWSLTLRRARLSTDSVSVRTLPDGDTLIKVGAFTKGSGDTVRDAVRRAPRDDGIVLDLRGNPGGLVTEAVTTASAFLDGGLVATYDVEGEQRALHAEPGGDTARPLVALVDGGTMSAAELLTGALQDRGRAVVVGSRTFGKGSVQMPSRLPDGSVAELTVGHYRTPSGRGVDGRGITPDLEAGEDALRRAETVLEGLGD; from the coding sequence ATGTCAGGTCGTGACCTGTTCTGTCAGCCCCGCCGTACGCGCCGCGGGACCGCCCTGACCCTGGTGTTCGCGAGCGTGCTCGTCACCGGTGCCGCCACGGGCTCGCTGCCCGGCACCGGGCGCGGCCCCGCACCCGGTCCGTCCCGGACGCCCGCCACGGCGGCCCGCCCCGACGACGTGCGGGCCGCCGCCGCCCGGGCCGTGGCGGACGGCACCTCGCCGCTGAAAGCCGCCGAGCGCGCCGTCAGCCGCAGCTCGGACCGCTGGGACGCCGTCTACTCGCCGGGCGAGTACGAGGAGTTCGAGGAAGCCCTGGACGGCGCCTACACCGGCGTCGGGCTGTGGGCGCGGCGCGAGCGGTCCGGGCGGATCGAGGTGACCCAGGTGGCCCCCGGATCGCCCGCGGCCGACGCCGGGATCCGCGCGGGCGACCGGCTGCGCAGCGTCGACGGCCGGCCGGTCGACGGGCGGCCCGTCACCGAGGTGGTCTCCTTGCTGCGCGGTGACGCCACCGACGCCCCCGCCGGCACTCCGGTCCGGCTGGGCGTGGAGCGCGGCACGCGCGCGTGGAGCCTCACACTGCGCCGGGCCAGGCTCTCCACCGACTCGGTGAGCGTCCGCACCCTCCCCGACGGGGACACCCTGATCAAGGTCGGCGCCTTCACCAAGGGCTCCGGTGACACCGTCCGCGACGCGGTCCGGCGGGCCCCGCGCGACGACGGCATCGTCCTCGACCTGCGCGGCAACCCCGGCGGTCTGGTCACCGAGGCCGTCACCACCGCCTCCGCCTTCCTCGACGGCGGGCTCGTCGCCACCTACGACGTCGAGGGCGAGCAGCGCGCGCTGCACGCCGAGCCCGGCGGCGACACGGCCAGGCCCCTGGTCGCCCTCGTCGACGGCGGCACGATGAGCGCGGCCGAGCTGCTGACGGGCGCGCTGCAGGACCGGGGCCGGGCGGTCGTGGTGGGCTCGCGCACCTTCGGCAAGGGCTCGGTGCAGATGCCGAGCCGGCTGCCCGACGGCTCCGTCGCCGAGCTGACCGTCGGCCACTACCGCACCCCCTCCGGTCGCGGGGTGGACGGGCGGGGGATCACCCCCGACCTGGAGGCCGGCGAGGACGCGCTGCGGCGCGCGGAGACGGTGCTGGAGGGGCTGGGGGACTGA
- the smpB gene encoding SsrA-binding protein SmpB produces the protein MAKEKGRKLIAQNKKARHDYLIIDTYEAGLVLTGTEVKSLRQGRASLVDGFVQLDGHEAWLYNVHVPEYSQGTWTNHSARRKRKLLLHREEIDKLESKSQETGHTIVPLSLYFKDGRAKIEIALAKGKKEYDKRQTLREKQDRREAERAMSAVRRKQRA, from the coding sequence ATGGCTAAGGAAAAAGGGCGCAAGCTGATCGCGCAGAACAAGAAGGCGCGGCACGACTACCTCATCATCGACACCTACGAGGCCGGTCTCGTCCTCACCGGTACCGAGGTGAAGTCGCTGCGCCAGGGGCGCGCCTCGCTGGTCGACGGCTTCGTGCAGCTGGACGGTCACGAGGCGTGGCTGTACAACGTGCACGTGCCGGAGTACAGCCAGGGCACCTGGACCAACCACAGCGCCCGCCGCAAGCGCAAGCTGCTGCTGCACCGCGAGGAGATCGACAAGCTGGAGTCGAAGTCCCAGGAGACCGGGCACACGATCGTGCCGCTGTCCCTGTACTTCAAGGACGGCCGGGCGAAGATCGAGATCGCGCTGGCGAAGGGCAAGAAGGAGTACGACAAGCGGCAGACCCTGCGGGAGAAGCAGGACCGGCGCGAGGCCGAGCGGGCGATGTCGGCGGTACGGCGCAAGCAGCGGGCCTGA
- the ftsE gene encoding cell division ATP-binding protein FtsE produces the protein MIRFDNVSKVYPKQTRPALRDVSLEVEKGEFVFLVGSSGSGKSTFLRLILREERASHGQVHVLGKDLARLSNWKVPHMRRQLGTVFQDFRLLPNKTVAENVAFAQEVIGKSRGEIRKSVPQVLELVGLGGKEDRMPGELSGGEQQRVAIARAFVNRPKLLIADEPTGNLDPQTSVGIMKLLDRINRTGTTVVMATHDQNIVDQMRKRVIELEKGRLVRDQARGVYGYQH, from the coding sequence GTGATCCGATTCGACAATGTCTCCAAGGTCTACCCCAAGCAGACCCGCCCGGCCCTCAGGGACGTCTCCCTGGAGGTCGAGAAGGGCGAGTTCGTGTTCCTCGTGGGGTCCTCCGGCTCCGGAAAGTCCACCTTCCTGCGGCTGATCCTCCGCGAGGAGCGGGCCAGCCACGGACAGGTGCACGTCCTGGGCAAGGACCTCGCCCGCCTCTCCAACTGGAAGGTGCCGCACATGCGCCGCCAGCTGGGGACGGTGTTCCAGGACTTCCGGCTGCTGCCGAACAAGACCGTCGCCGAGAACGTGGCCTTCGCCCAGGAGGTCATCGGCAAGTCCCGCGGCGAGATCCGCAAGTCGGTGCCGCAGGTGCTCGAGCTGGTCGGGCTCGGCGGCAAGGAGGACCGGATGCCGGGCGAGCTGTCCGGCGGCGAGCAGCAGCGCGTGGCCATCGCGCGGGCCTTCGTGAACCGGCCCAAGCTGCTGATCGCCGACGAGCCCACCGGCAACCTCGACCCGCAGACCTCGGTCGGCATCATGAAGCTGCTCGACCGGATCAACCGCACCGGTACGACCGTCGTGATGGCCACCCACGACCAGAACATCGTGGACCAGATGCGCAAGCGCGTCATCGAGCTGGAGAAGGGCCGCCTCGTCCGCGACCAGGCGCGCGGCGTCTACGGCTACCAGCACTGA